The Plasmodium coatneyi strain Hackeri chromosome 11, complete sequence DNA segment CCCCTCCTCCTaatgtgtatgcacatgttGCATACGTTCTTATGTGCGCATTTTTCTAGTGctatgcaattttttttccgtcttttttttttaaaggcaTATTAACAAACCGTTATATTAACAACTAGGTTGTTCTGTTTATGTGCCAAACgtgttctctttttcctgtCCCTTCATTTCATCTTCACCTTCTTCGCatagaacaatttttttttttttttttgtaaaaacttttaaaagcatatattgttttttaaaaaaggaatttgtCGTAATgatgaatttaaaaacatCGATTTGGAGCGCAAGACGTCCGCTACTTCAACGTAGGTGTATGCACTGTATAATCCATGCGTGTGGATACACTATTTTTACCggtctttttttaagttacCGTGGATAAAAATcggcacatatatatatgtatacatgtctCTCACTCAGTTGGGGTCTATACCACTAGCAAATTTAATCCTCTATGCAGAATTTTCGAAATACAGCCAAATGGGGGGGCTAAACAATGTATATGTGAAAATATTGTCCGCTCATGCTACAAAtgtacaacaaaatgaatgttATAAAAGGgcattttagaaaaatagcggttaataataattttcgcATCATTTTGGCCAAGTGTCAAATTTGCTTAATTTATTTGGTGACGCAATTATGTGCCAATTTAACGCTtagtggttttttttttttctttttggagtCAATATTTTAGTGCATTCCATTTCCGCTAGCCAAATTTtacggcaaaaaaaaaaaaaaaaaaaaaaaaaaaaaatattgcgaatgtatatatatacgtacgcGCGAAACCTAATACAGTCCTGAGGCAGATTTTAacgaaggaacaaatttgttTTCTACCCAGTTTGTGGAACACGCGAACGAGAAAGTAGAAAAACCCGCAATTTGCAAAGTAATGCCAAATGAACGCCAACGACGGAGAAGAGACGCAACTGGATAATGCATCCCCCaccaaaaatgacaaatcGAATAAACCCAAAGTAAGCACAAAAATGCGCGCCATACAAAAGTATGTATACCTTTGAAGTGGCAACAgttcgaaaaaaattgcacgaAATGTTTAATTAGGCACTGCACAAAAATGCATTCCAACTTAAGTGATACCACATTTTTGCACTAATCTCATTATCCCGCTGTGCCAATGCAACGGAACTGCACGACGGTCAAAGTTGTTTGCTTGCAGACGCGGGTGGAACTCAATGTTATTTCGTTTTATCTTATACGTACGTCTACACAAAAGCATATATCTGAACGCTTttctcatctttttttttttttttcacctcgcCACGCAGCCACATTTACGGAAGGCAGCCGGGGTAGTGTGGAAGGACTCATCATTGGATGACTGGCCAGAAAATGACTTTCGAATTTTTTGCGGAAATTTGGGAAACGAAGTGACTACGGACATTTTAGCCAACGCCTTTAGAAAGTACAAATCGTTTAACATGGCAAAGGTGAGAAACATTCGAAGGCGTCAGCTGTGTGTGCGCTTTCGAATACATGtactttttacaattttcccACTTATTTGGGGCCCCCCGAGTGAACAAGTGTTCATTTTCGTAAGTCTGCATTCCGACGCGGTGTAGATCCGAAGAAGCCACATTGCATGATCAAACAACGCCCCTTTTAATCCCGTACAGGTAATTCGcgagaaaaggaacaataaaaCGAAAGGCTACGGTTTTGTGTCCCTCTCGAACCCCCAAGACATGCTAGATGcattgaaaaatatgaacaataaaTTTATTGGGAATAGACCAATCATAGTTAAAAGGAGCAAGTGGAAAGACAGAGAAGTGgactccaaaaaaaataaagactTTGATAGCTTCGTCCAGAATATGTATGTTCCATCCAAGAAATTTAGGAAATTCAAAAAACCCGTCAGAAGTGATAATAAAGGttagagcaaaaaaaaaaatggcaacctCTTTTTGGtcaacattttcttttcaacgTTGTAACGGTTTCAATTTACCACTAAAGTGAGGTGCACCCAAAGTGGCGTGCAACGTGAGCTATgcttgtgcacatatataggtGGAcactcttcttttccttccccccgcCTTTTTAGAAGTGCAAGACAAATTGATAAACAAAAACGGAAATAACTACTGACATGGAAATAGTTACTCTGcggatgaagaaaatgattTCCCACTTATCTTAGCGAGCATACCCCCTTTTGCGCATTATCGCGTTCTCACTTTTGCCGATATGTGGAGACCCCCCGTTGGTCTCGTTTCGAAGTTTGTTTGGGAACATTTCCCCCTcataatccttttttttttttttttttttgtcgtaattttaattaatttttgtgACCTCTTTAACAACAATTTAGTAGCCAATTAGCTACTTCTTAGcaaccacttaacaaccatTTTTGGACCCctgttgccatttttttttttaccgaattttttaaaaaagggagaaaataacTACGAAATGATTTTTAATCATTAATATGTTTTTGATTTATGcaacttctttttattttcaacgGGATTATTTGGATAATCTCCGGCGGGAGGGTGAAACACCAGGAGAGTAAGGTTTCCCACCTCACCCTTTGAAAATGTTCAGAGTGTTCGCACACATGTGCCCCACGGGTACATATACACTTATCTGTATTTCCTGCATTACTCCCCCATTTTAGgagtaaaaataaactcC contains these protein-coding regions:
- a CDS encoding RNA binding protein is translated as MNANDGEETQLDNASPTKNDKSNKPKPHLRKAAGVVWKDSSLDDWPENDFRIFCGNLGNEVTTDILANAFRKYKSFNMAKVIREKRNNKTKGYGFVSLSNPQDMLDALKNMNNKFIGNRPIIVKRSKWKDREVDSKKNKDFDSFVQNMYVPSKKFRKFKKPVRSDNKEVQDKLINKNGNNY